In Numida meleagris isolate 19003 breed g44 Domestic line chromosome 3, NumMel1.0, whole genome shotgun sequence, the following are encoded in one genomic region:
- the LOC110396400 gene encoding protein eyes shut homolog: MDFSSARYYGDSYLEFQGLYLNMQNFIHLEFKTYKPDGLLLYIEESPKRIGQFLIQLFIRHGVLQYQFLCGKAAEVKNITTTARVDDGHWYKVQIRQSMVPCEAEMLILEISAKTRSPSNFSSSSYGLETGSMFVGGLPYYSAIKQNRSQGTLRTMQPQAICGEGLDSAILNQNMENRKIELCLSVHGEIKLLKPLYLKLKEYGKKSRRNLESPAEPE; encoded by the exons ATGG ATTTTAGTTCTGCTCGCTATTATGGCGATTCTTACCTGGAATTTCAAGGCTTGTATTTAAACATGCAAAACTTCATCCACTTGGAATTTAAGACCTATAAACCTGATGGACTCCTCCTCTATATTGAAGAGAGCCCAAAAAGAATAGGACAGTTCTTAATTCAGCTTTTCATCAGACATGGCGTCTTGCAG TACCAGTTTTTATGTGGTAAAGCAGCAGAAGTCAAAAACATCACAACTACTGCTAGAGTGGATGATGGACACTGGTATAAAGTGCAGATTAG GCAAAGCATGGTACCATGTGAAGCAGAAATGTTGATCCTGGAGATATCTGCAAAGACAAGATCGCCTAGCAATTTCTCGTCCAGTTCATATGGGCTTGAAACTGGGTCCATGTTTGTTGGTGGTTTGCCTTATTATTCTGCAATAAAACAg AACAGAAGTCAAGGAACTTTAAGAACTATGCAACCTCAGGCCATCTGCGGAGAAGGCCTTGATTCAGCCATCTTGAATCAGAATATGGAAAACA GAAAAATAGAACTATGCCTCTCCGTGCATGGGGAAATCAAACTGCTGAAGCCTCTGTATCTGAAATTAAAGGAGTAtggcaagaaaagcagaagaaacttgGAGTCTCCTGCTGAACCTGAATGA